One Dermacentor silvarum isolate Dsil-2018 chromosome 10, BIME_Dsil_1.4, whole genome shotgun sequence genomic window carries:
- the LOC119465818 gene encoding vesicular inhibitory amino acid transporter, with protein sequence MADHLIYKVTGFIQKARSYMPGACGEENSGEQLHFAKQGNDTELSNFQGIGTGSGEGGEYAETSLTEGVNGLAPQRSVDVVDEFGGREGEKISEWQAGWNVTNAIQGMFIVSLPYSVLHGGYWGIFALVFVAYMCCHTGKILVDCLYEPNERGELVRVRDSYVAVAQTVLGPRWGGKAVNIAQIIELLMTCILYVVLCGDLMIGSFPEGAVDQRSWIMLTTMVLLPCAFLKNLRSVSMLSFWCTVTHLFINVIILGYCLSRASEWAWAKVQFRININKFPVTMGIVVFSYTSQIFLPTLEGNLVDKTKFHCMLNWSHIAAAVFKALFAYVCFLTFAEETQEVITNNLPTKGFKIVVNLILVAKALFSFPLPYFAASALIEHAYFRERPKTLFPSCYAIDGELRVWGLALRVGLVIFTMLLAISIPYFALLMGLIGSFTGTMLSFIWPCYFHMKLKWDTMEWYSISWEVFIMCFGGFSGLVGIYTSFAGLVEAYHLPLPHVPVIES encoded by the exons ATGGCCGACCACTTGATCTACAAAGTGACGGGCTTCATACAGAAAGCCCGGTCGTATATGCCCGGTGCATGCGGGGAAGAAAACTCCGGAGAGCAGCTGCACTTCGCCAAGCAAGGGAATGACACCGAACTCTCAAATTTTCAG GGCATCGGCACTGGGAGTGGAGAGGGCGGAGAATACGCCGAGACGTCGCTCACCGAGGGCGTCAACGGCCTGGCCCCGCAAAGGAGCGTCGACGTGGTGGACGAGTTCGGGGGACGGGAAGGCGAGAAGATTTCCGAGTGGCAGGCGGGATGGAACGTCACCAACGCCATCCAG GGTATGTTCATCGTGAGCCTGCCTTACTCGGTGCTCCACGGCGGCTACTGGGGCATTTTCGCCCTCGTCTTCGTCGCCtacatgtgctgccacacgggcAAGATACTCGTGGACTGCCTCTACGAGCCGAACGAGCGCGGAGAGCTCGTTCGAGTCCGGGACAGCTACGTCGCCGTGGCCCAGACGGTGCTGGGCCCGCGGTGGGGCGGCAAGGCCGTCAACATCGCCCAGATCATCGAACTGCTCATGACCTGCATCCTGTACGTGGTTCTCTGCGGAGACCTCATGATCGGCTCCTTCCCCGAAGGCGCCGTCGACCAGCGGTCCTGGATCATGCTCACCACCATGGTCTTGCTTCCGTGCGCCTTCCTCAAGAACCTGCGGTCCGTATCGATGCTGAGCTTCTGGTGCACCGTCACTCACCTTTTCATCAACGTCATCATCCTCGGCTACTGCCTGTCCCGAGCCTCCGAGTGGGCCTGGGCCAAGGTCCAGTTTCGCATCAACATCAACAAGTTTCCGGTCACGATGGGCATCGTCGTCTTCAGCTACACGTCGCAGATCTTCCTGCCCACGCTCGAAGGGAACCTCGTGGACAAGACCAAGTTCCACTGCATGCTCAATTGGAGCCACATCGCCGCCGCCGTGTTCAAGGCGCTGTTCGCGTACGTCTGCTTCCTGACGTTCGCCGAGGAGACCCAGGAGGTCATCACCAACAACCTGCCGACCAAGGGCTTCAAGATAGTCGTCAACCTGATCCTGGTCGCCAAGGCGCTCTTCTCCTTCCCGCTGCCATACTTCGCCGCGTCGGCCCTGATCGAGCACGCCTACTTCCGGGAGCGACCCAAGACCCTGTTCCCCTCCTGCTACGCCATCGACGGCGAGCTCCGGGTGTGGGGACTGGCCCTGCGGGTAGGGCTCGTCATATTCACCATGCTGCTGGCCATCTCGATCCCGTACTTCGCCCTGCTCATGGGTCTGATCGGGAGCTTCACTGGAACCATGCTGTCCTTCATCTGGCCCTGCTACTTCCACATGAAGCTCAAGTGGGACACCATGGAGTGGTACTCCATCAGCTGGGAGGTGTTCATCATGTGCTTCGGGGGCTTCTCCGGCCTCGTAGGCATCTACACCTCGTTCGCAGGTCTCGTGGAGGCCTACCACCTTCCGCTGCCTCACGTGCCGGTCATAGAATCTTAG